The following are encoded in a window of Danio aesculapii chromosome 12, fDanAes4.1, whole genome shotgun sequence genomic DNA:
- the aatkb gene encoding serine/threonine-protein kinase LMTK1 isoform X2: MAGLASMIPGLLLIFICVQYLSSIFFLPSRVSIFFSSVFICVYLSVCVTLSIIVFVCVVHFPFVHTCLCVCAVFPLCVCVCFVYMCVGGCRPQVLLGEVHSGLSSTQVVVKELKASASVQDQIHFLEEARPYRSLQHPALVQCLAQCTEVTPYLVVMEFCPLGDVKGYLCSCRTADSLIPDPLLLQRMACEITSGLLHLHKNNFTHSDLALRNCLLTSDINVKIGDYGLSHSKYKDDYFVTSDQTWVPLRWIAPELVDEVHGNLLVVDQTKESNIWSLGVTIWELFELGNQPYRHYSDRQVLSYAVKDQQLKLSKPILKYPLADRWYEVMQFCWLQPDQRPNAEEVHLLLSYLCAKGASEAEEDFERRWNSMRPNTSHASLHGAGALAIDMPMSSTTSSFPLLEQFPSGDGYHSESGDDILTVTETSHGLNFEYKWEQARAEQHYHSSSTTGTLGQGNPHCQEVYYPPGGIVGGCAVDGLALGVSPSYYEPKQLHTPGVVPVLSAHSPSVSNEYYIRIEEPVQSNIDMNFTMCAYSPEFGGSNGSFLTGSGDSGECMNCPPEAKPDIYWSAEVHKSGAYDSDSSPAMSLTMEPLLGHGSPLRAWESGHYVSYKDRDGGYYFEPSPPKVMGRYLIRDSTETLEESWGSRSLRQALGELEDPLGISPSLGSPPQGYADPYLESIQGSIIGKNVTGGYYDMMGSLRKTMPGSHSVCTDIASGGAVFVGRDDSESDEEEDIFVERRGRSWSASNPPNTNPRTLRQRQGSCIQDSYADFHYTMPMTDIEDSWPEQQTLSYHMTKPVDYLEAPIKSNTCLVHGRHVPSNPSPECNSYIHMCHEPREAEVYPVPCCQALSSSHFVDPLTGTLVRNCFMIDCIPGKTMTLPNKDQHLPLSAGHIVSKIEASREGAKQFDISEQFVDIAVGETNLKQGKTLHQDLSTADPKTEMITIYPQLEKSPAELSKPEPESELSKTADSGMDRGHSSISLVEIDDCSDDDITDVTSGIFGDFAIEVETVDYPSPALKSIQKQVGTPDSMDSIDIPSTACSSETLSPASIHPSSSPKTVDSGYDTENNESPEFVLKEPHEVQDSKTFIQPLGKVTSGTNFVSEDQEIKTTKCEKLEGDFYTAVALTASESSDGELKALSDKTPYRDSAYFSDYDAGKDKESEEDINELEDLKDRSGEIIYKEEQLPPQKETDVDEYLMPSTKESEKILEQSDHSISNLPSKTDESLSVCDTNCSVSLSPHKDISTLKSSFEDNEIISVDSDLSAKHLSSEESDSGALLGTDTKQEESYKQVESEESLPCDQVTFEGNLVNKSNPKVLTDENEEDIVKDVSCANLSEEELQSQKETAEKNDSPTHEELKSMSKEGEGRKRISTRSGSPPPPLEGRVSPTDGEEADEEDGDSEDSDESDEELRTYSIQEQSEESEDEVLTVPIIISDCSDAHKLRSLLKMPTSLLSEEMESKKKVVSFFDDVTVYLFDQESPTRELADHSFPLGGESSKPSAKGKAQHQQDKVNASDDSSDGNISEESAGFEWEDDFPLLPLPTSSKGSPPDHTEKPNLPSISPKPVAQVSRFTVSPSSVSRFSITHVSDSDMDSAGGSSEDGEKE; the protein is encoded by the exons ATGGCTGGTTTGGCAAG CATGATTCCTGGACTTCTTTTGATCTTTATTTGTGTGCAATATCTGTCTTccattttctttcttccttcccgTGTGTCCATTTTCTTCTCGTCTGTATTTATttgtgtctatctgtctgtctgtgtcactCTGTCcataattgtgtttgtgtgtgttgtccaTTTTCCCTTTGTTCAcacctgtttgtgtgtttgtgctgtctTTCccctgtgtgtctgtgtgtgttttgtgtatatgtgtgtcggTGGGTGCCGTCCACAGGTGTTGTTGGGGGAGGTTCACTCTGGTCTCAGTAGTACCCAGGTGGTGGTGAAGGAACTGAAGGCTAGTGCCAGTGTGCAGGACCAGATACATTTCCTGGAGGAGGCAAGGCCTTATCG ATCTCTCCAGCATCCAGCTCTAGTGCAATGCCTCGCTCAGTGCACAGAGGTCACACCCTACTTAGTGGTCATGGAGTTCTGCCCACTG GGTGATGTTAAAGGTTACCTGTGCAGCTGCCGAACTGCCGATTCCTTGATCCCTGACCCTTTACTGCTTCAGAGGATGGCATGCGAGATCACTTCAGGCCTGCTGCACCTTCACAAAAACAACTTCACCCATAG TGATCTGGCTTTAAGAAACTGCCTGCTAACATCAGACATAAATGTTAAGATTGGAGACTATGGACTATCACACAGCAAGTACAAG gaTGATTACTTTGTGACATCAGACCAGACCTGGGTACCTTTACGCTGGATTGCCCCTGAACTGGTGGATGAGGTTCATGGTAATTTGCTAGTAGTGGACCAAACCAAGGAAAGCAACATCTG GTCACTTGGTGTAACCATCTGGGAGCTGTTTGAGTTAGGGAATCAGCCGTATCGCCATTATTCAGACCGACAGGTTCTCAGTTATGCTGTGAAGGATCAGCAATTGAAGCTGTCCAAGCCTATTCTTAAGTACCCACTTGCTGACCGCTG GTATGAAGTAATGCAGTTCTGTTGGCTTCAGCCTGACCAAAGGCCTAATGCAGAAGAAGTTCATCTGCTGCTTAGTTACTTATGTGCCAAAGGAGCCAGTGAGGCAGAGGAAGACTTTGAGAGACGCTGGAACTCCATGAGACCAAACACAAGTCATGCTAGTCTTCACGGAGCTGGTGCACTTGCAATTGATATGCCAATGTCATCCACCACTTCGTCATTCCCCCTACTGGAGCAGTTTCCTAGTGGAGATGGCTACCATTCAGAGTCTGGAGATGACATCTTAACGGTTACTGAAACTAGTCATGGCCTCAACTTTGAGTACAAATGGGAGCAGGCACGTGCTGAACAGCACTATCATTCCTCATCCACAACAGGCACTTTGGGTCAAGGCAATCCTCATTGTCAGGAGGTCTACTATCCTCCAGGAGGAATAGTTGGGGGCTGTGCTGTTGATGGACTTGCCCTAGGGGTTTCTCCTTCATATTATGAGCCCAAACAATTACACACCCCTGGTGTGGTGCCTGTGCTGAGTGCTCATAGTCCATCAGTGAGTAACGAGTACTATATCCGCATTGAGGAGCCAGTACAAAGCAATATTGATATGAACTTCACCATGTGTGCTTACAGCCCAGAGTTTGGGGGCAGTAATGGAAGCTTTCTAACTGGTAGTGGAGACTCTGGTGAGTGTATGAACTGTCCCCCTGAGGCTAAACCAGACATTTACTGGTCAGCAGAAGTTCACAAAAGTGGTGCTTATGATTCTGACTCCAGCCCTGCTATGTCTTTAACTATGGAGCCTCTATTGGGCCACGGTAGCCCCCTTAGAGCATGGGAATCAGGCCACTATGTCTCATACAAAGACAGGGATGGAGGTTATTACTTTGAACCATCACCTCCTAAGGTTATGGGCCGCTATCTGATTCGAGACTCAACAGAGACTCTAGAAGAAAGCTGGGGCTCTCGAAGTCTGAGACAGGCACTTGGGGAACTGGAGGACCCTTTAGGCATCTCACCATCACTTGGAAGTCCTCCACAAGGCTATGCTGATCCTTATTTGGAGAGCATTCAAGGCTCCATTATAGGAAAGAATGTAACGGGTGGATACTATGATATGATGGGCTCCTTGAGGAAGACTATGCCAGGTAGCCACTCTGTTTGTACTGACATAGCATCAGGTGGTGCTGTATTTGTAGGTCGAGATGACAGCGAGTCTGATGAAGAGGAAGACATCTTTGTGGAGAGACGAGGAAGAAGCTGGTCTGCCAGCAATCCACCAAATACAAACCCAAGGACCTTACGTCAGAGGCAGGGGTCTTGTATCCAGGATTCATATGCAGACTTCCACTATACTATGCCAATGACTGATATTGAGGATTCATGGCCAGAGCAGCAGACCCTGTCATACCATATGACCAAACCTGTTGACTACTTGGAGGCACCGATCAAAAGCAATACTTGCTTGGTACATGGAAGACATGTACCTTCAAACCCTTCACCTGAGTGCAACTCATACATCCATATGTGCCATGAACCTAGAGAGGCTGAAGTATATCCTGTGCCATGTTGTCAAGCTTTGAGCAGTTCACATTTTGTAGACCCTTTAACAGGAACACTTGTGAGGAACTGCTTTATGATTGACTGTATTCCAGGGAAAACCATGACCTTGCCCAACAAAGACCAACATCTACCTTTATCTGCTGGACATATAGTCTCCAAAATAGAAGCATCAAGAGAAGGAGCCAAACAATTTGACATCTCGGAGCAATTTGTGGATATTGCAGTAGGAGAAACAAACTTAAAACAAGGAAAAACTTTGCATCAAGATTTATCTACAGCAGATCCAAAAACTGAAATGATCACCATATACCCACAGTTGGAAAAATCCcctgcagaattatccaaaccaGAACCAGAGTCAGAGTTGAGTAAGACTGCAGACAGTGGTATGGACCGTGGACACTCTAGTATCAGCCTGGTTGAGATAGATGACTGCAGcgatgatgacatcactgacgTAACCTCAGGCATTTTTGGTGATTTTGCGATAGAAGTGGAAACTGTTGACTACCCCAGTCCAGCATTAAAGTCAATACAAAAACAGGTTGGTACTCCAGACTCCATGGACTCTATTGACATACCGTCTACTGCATGTTCCAGTGAGACACTCAGTCCggcctccatccatccatcaagttCTCCTAAGACTGTGGATAGTGGCTATGACACAGAAAACAATGAATCTCCAGAGTTTGTCCTAAAGGAACCTCATGAGGTACAAGATTCCAAGACTTTCATTCAACCTTTGGGAAAGGTAACATCTGGGACAAATTTTGTCAGTGAAGACCAAGagattaaaacaacaaaatgtgAGAAGCTCGAGGGTGATTTTTATACTGCAGTGGCCTTGACAGCATCTGAGAGCAGTGATGGAGAGCTGAAAGCACTGAGTGATAAAACACCTTACAGAGATTCTGCCTACTTTTCTGATTATGATGCTGGCAAAGATAAAGAAAGCGAAGAGGACATCAATGAACTGGAAGATCTGAAAGACAGATCAGGGGAAATTATATATAAAGAGGAACAACTTCCTCCACAAAAGGAGACAGATGTAGATGAATATCTTATGCCATCTACAAAGGAGAGTGAAAAAATCCTTGAACAGTCTGATCATTCAatttcaaaccttccatcaaAGACAGATGAAagtttgtctgtgtgtgacaCAAACTGTAGCGTGTCTCTCTCACCTCATAAAGACATTTCTACCCTAAAAAGTAGTTTTGAAGATAATGAAATTATTAGCGTTGATTCAGATCTCTCTGCAAAACATTTATCATCTGAAGAATCTGACTCAGGTGCTTTACTTGGAACTGATACAAAGCAAGAGGAATCTTATAAACAAGTAGAAAGTGAAGAAAGTCTGCCTTGTGACCAAGTTACTTTTGAAGGCAATCTTGTGAACAAGTCCAATCCAAAGGTACTTACTGATGAGAATGAAGAGGACATAGTCAAAGATGTCAGCTGTGCCAATTTGTCAGAAGAGGAACTACAGTCTCAAAAGGAAACAGCAGAAAAGAATGACTCTCCTACACATGAGGAGCTAAAATCCATGAGTAAGGAAGGAGAAGGACGTAAAAGAATCTCCACACGTTCTGGCTCTCCTCCCCCTCCTCTAGAAGGACGAGTTTCTCCCACAGATGGTGAGGAGGCAGATGAGGAAGATGGTGACTCTGAGGACAGTGATGAGTCTGATGAGGAGCTGCGCACATACAGCATCCAAGAGCAGAGTGAAGAAAGCGAGGACGAGGTCTTAACCGTGCCCATCATTATAAGTGACTGCAGTGATGCGCACAAGCTCAGAAGCCTTCTTAAGATGCCAACATCTTTGCTGTCTGAGGAAATGGAGAGCAAAAAGAAGGTGGTGTCCTTCTTTGATGATGTCACAGTGTATTTGTTCGACCAG GAAAGTCCAACCAGAGAGCTGGCAGATCACAGTTTTCCCTTGGGTGGAGAATCAAGCAAACCAAGTGCAAAGGGTAAAGCGCAGCACCAACAGGATAAGGTCAATGCCTCTGATGACTCGTCGGATGGAAACATCTCAGAAGAGA GTGCAGGATTTGAATGGGAAGATGATTTCCCATTGTTGCCCCTTCCCACATCTTCCAAGGGGTCCCCTCCTGACCACACTGAAAAGCCAAACCTACCGTCCATTAGCCCTAAACCTGTGGCACAGGTCTCCCGTTTTACCGTTTCTCCATCCAGCGTATCCCGTTTCTCCATCACTCATGTCTCAGATTCAGATATGGATTCTGCAGGAG GGAGCAGTGAAGATGGGGAAAAGGAGTGA
- the aatkb gene encoding serine/threonine-protein kinase LMTK1 isoform X1, which produces MSGTVTLLVMSASFFNPSFALSSHFDSDGAPLSDLSWSSSLAVVAVSFSGLFTFIFLMLACLCCKRGNIGFKEFENAEGEEYPADMSTPASPASHSGPDVYILPLTEVSLPVAKQPGRSVQLLRSTELGRQSLLYIKEIGHGWFGKVLLGEVHSGLSSTQVVVKELKASASVQDQIHFLEEARPYRSLQHPALVQCLAQCTEVTPYLVVMEFCPLGDVKGYLCSCRTADSLIPDPLLLQRMACEITSGLLHLHKNNFTHSDLALRNCLLTSDINVKIGDYGLSHSKYKDDYFVTSDQTWVPLRWIAPELVDEVHGNLLVVDQTKESNIWSLGVTIWELFELGNQPYRHYSDRQVLSYAVKDQQLKLSKPILKYPLADRWYEVMQFCWLQPDQRPNAEEVHLLLSYLCAKGASEAEEDFERRWNSMRPNTSHASLHGAGALAIDMPMSSTTSSFPLLEQFPSGDGYHSESGDDILTVTETSHGLNFEYKWEQARAEQHYHSSSTTGTLGQGNPHCQEVYYPPGGIVGGCAVDGLALGVSPSYYEPKQLHTPGVVPVLSAHSPSVSNEYYIRIEEPVQSNIDMNFTMCAYSPEFGGSNGSFLTGSGDSGECMNCPPEAKPDIYWSAEVHKSGAYDSDSSPAMSLTMEPLLGHGSPLRAWESGHYVSYKDRDGGYYFEPSPPKVMGRYLIRDSTETLEESWGSRSLRQALGELEDPLGISPSLGSPPQGYADPYLESIQGSIIGKNVTGGYYDMMGSLRKTMPGSHSVCTDIASGGAVFVGRDDSESDEEEDIFVERRGRSWSASNPPNTNPRTLRQRQGSCIQDSYADFHYTMPMTDIEDSWPEQQTLSYHMTKPVDYLEAPIKSNTCLVHGRHVPSNPSPECNSYIHMCHEPREAEVYPVPCCQALSSSHFVDPLTGTLVRNCFMIDCIPGKTMTLPNKDQHLPLSAGHIVSKIEASREGAKQFDISEQFVDIAVGETNLKQGKTLHQDLSTADPKTEMITIYPQLEKSPAELSKPEPESELSKTADSGMDRGHSSISLVEIDDCSDDDITDVTSGIFGDFAIEVETVDYPSPALKSIQKQVGTPDSMDSIDIPSTACSSETLSPASIHPSSSPKTVDSGYDTENNESPEFVLKEPHEVQDSKTFIQPLGKVTSGTNFVSEDQEIKTTKCEKLEGDFYTAVALTASESSDGELKALSDKTPYRDSAYFSDYDAGKDKESEEDINELEDLKDRSGEIIYKEEQLPPQKETDVDEYLMPSTKESEKILEQSDHSISNLPSKTDESLSVCDTNCSVSLSPHKDISTLKSSFEDNEIISVDSDLSAKHLSSEESDSGALLGTDTKQEESYKQVESEESLPCDQVTFEGNLVNKSNPKVLTDENEEDIVKDVSCANLSEEELQSQKETAEKNDSPTHEELKSMSKEGEGRKRISTRSGSPPPPLEGRVSPTDGEEADEEDGDSEDSDESDEELRTYSIQEQSEESEDEVLTVPIIISDCSDAHKLRSLLKMPTSLLSEEMESKKKVVSFFDDVTVYLFDQESPTRELADHSFPLGGESSKPSAKGKAQHQQDKVNASDDSSDGNISEESAGFEWEDDFPLLPLPTSSKGSPPDHTEKPNLPSISPKPVAQVSRFTVSPSSVSRFSITHVSDSDMDSAGGSSEDGEKE; this is translated from the exons TCCAGCTCCTGAGATCCACCGAACTTGGCCGCCAGAGTTTGCTCTACATTAAGGAGATTGGACATGGCTGGTTTGGCAAG GTGTTGTTGGGGGAGGTTCACTCTGGTCTCAGTAGTACCCAGGTGGTGGTGAAGGAACTGAAGGCTAGTGCCAGTGTGCAGGACCAGATACATTTCCTGGAGGAGGCAAGGCCTTATCG ATCTCTCCAGCATCCAGCTCTAGTGCAATGCCTCGCTCAGTGCACAGAGGTCACACCCTACTTAGTGGTCATGGAGTTCTGCCCACTG GGTGATGTTAAAGGTTACCTGTGCAGCTGCCGAACTGCCGATTCCTTGATCCCTGACCCTTTACTGCTTCAGAGGATGGCATGCGAGATCACTTCAGGCCTGCTGCACCTTCACAAAAACAACTTCACCCATAG TGATCTGGCTTTAAGAAACTGCCTGCTAACATCAGACATAAATGTTAAGATTGGAGACTATGGACTATCACACAGCAAGTACAAG gaTGATTACTTTGTGACATCAGACCAGACCTGGGTACCTTTACGCTGGATTGCCCCTGAACTGGTGGATGAGGTTCATGGTAATTTGCTAGTAGTGGACCAAACCAAGGAAAGCAACATCTG GTCACTTGGTGTAACCATCTGGGAGCTGTTTGAGTTAGGGAATCAGCCGTATCGCCATTATTCAGACCGACAGGTTCTCAGTTATGCTGTGAAGGATCAGCAATTGAAGCTGTCCAAGCCTATTCTTAAGTACCCACTTGCTGACCGCTG GTATGAAGTAATGCAGTTCTGTTGGCTTCAGCCTGACCAAAGGCCTAATGCAGAAGAAGTTCATCTGCTGCTTAGTTACTTATGTGCCAAAGGAGCCAGTGAGGCAGAGGAAGACTTTGAGAGACGCTGGAACTCCATGAGACCAAACACAAGTCATGCTAGTCTTCACGGAGCTGGTGCACTTGCAATTGATATGCCAATGTCATCCACCACTTCGTCATTCCCCCTACTGGAGCAGTTTCCTAGTGGAGATGGCTACCATTCAGAGTCTGGAGATGACATCTTAACGGTTACTGAAACTAGTCATGGCCTCAACTTTGAGTACAAATGGGAGCAGGCACGTGCTGAACAGCACTATCATTCCTCATCCACAACAGGCACTTTGGGTCAAGGCAATCCTCATTGTCAGGAGGTCTACTATCCTCCAGGAGGAATAGTTGGGGGCTGTGCTGTTGATGGACTTGCCCTAGGGGTTTCTCCTTCATATTATGAGCCCAAACAATTACACACCCCTGGTGTGGTGCCTGTGCTGAGTGCTCATAGTCCATCAGTGAGTAACGAGTACTATATCCGCATTGAGGAGCCAGTACAAAGCAATATTGATATGAACTTCACCATGTGTGCTTACAGCCCAGAGTTTGGGGGCAGTAATGGAAGCTTTCTAACTGGTAGTGGAGACTCTGGTGAGTGTATGAACTGTCCCCCTGAGGCTAAACCAGACATTTACTGGTCAGCAGAAGTTCACAAAAGTGGTGCTTATGATTCTGACTCCAGCCCTGCTATGTCTTTAACTATGGAGCCTCTATTGGGCCACGGTAGCCCCCTTAGAGCATGGGAATCAGGCCACTATGTCTCATACAAAGACAGGGATGGAGGTTATTACTTTGAACCATCACCTCCTAAGGTTATGGGCCGCTATCTGATTCGAGACTCAACAGAGACTCTAGAAGAAAGCTGGGGCTCTCGAAGTCTGAGACAGGCACTTGGGGAACTGGAGGACCCTTTAGGCATCTCACCATCACTTGGAAGTCCTCCACAAGGCTATGCTGATCCTTATTTGGAGAGCATTCAAGGCTCCATTATAGGAAAGAATGTAACGGGTGGATACTATGATATGATGGGCTCCTTGAGGAAGACTATGCCAGGTAGCCACTCTGTTTGTACTGACATAGCATCAGGTGGTGCTGTATTTGTAGGTCGAGATGACAGCGAGTCTGATGAAGAGGAAGACATCTTTGTGGAGAGACGAGGAAGAAGCTGGTCTGCCAGCAATCCACCAAATACAAACCCAAGGACCTTACGTCAGAGGCAGGGGTCTTGTATCCAGGATTCATATGCAGACTTCCACTATACTATGCCAATGACTGATATTGAGGATTCATGGCCAGAGCAGCAGACCCTGTCATACCATATGACCAAACCTGTTGACTACTTGGAGGCACCGATCAAAAGCAATACTTGCTTGGTACATGGAAGACATGTACCTTCAAACCCTTCACCTGAGTGCAACTCATACATCCATATGTGCCATGAACCTAGAGAGGCTGAAGTATATCCTGTGCCATGTTGTCAAGCTTTGAGCAGTTCACATTTTGTAGACCCTTTAACAGGAACACTTGTGAGGAACTGCTTTATGATTGACTGTATTCCAGGGAAAACCATGACCTTGCCCAACAAAGACCAACATCTACCTTTATCTGCTGGACATATAGTCTCCAAAATAGAAGCATCAAGAGAAGGAGCCAAACAATTTGACATCTCGGAGCAATTTGTGGATATTGCAGTAGGAGAAACAAACTTAAAACAAGGAAAAACTTTGCATCAAGATTTATCTACAGCAGATCCAAAAACTGAAATGATCACCATATACCCACAGTTGGAAAAATCCcctgcagaattatccaaaccaGAACCAGAGTCAGAGTTGAGTAAGACTGCAGACAGTGGTATGGACCGTGGACACTCTAGTATCAGCCTGGTTGAGATAGATGACTGCAGcgatgatgacatcactgacgTAACCTCAGGCATTTTTGGTGATTTTGCGATAGAAGTGGAAACTGTTGACTACCCCAGTCCAGCATTAAAGTCAATACAAAAACAGGTTGGTACTCCAGACTCCATGGACTCTATTGACATACCGTCTACTGCATGTTCCAGTGAGACACTCAGTCCggcctccatccatccatcaagttCTCCTAAGACTGTGGATAGTGGCTATGACACAGAAAACAATGAATCTCCAGAGTTTGTCCTAAAGGAACCTCATGAGGTACAAGATTCCAAGACTTTCATTCAACCTTTGGGAAAGGTAACATCTGGGACAAATTTTGTCAGTGAAGACCAAGagattaaaacaacaaaatgtgAGAAGCTCGAGGGTGATTTTTATACTGCAGTGGCCTTGACAGCATCTGAGAGCAGTGATGGAGAGCTGAAAGCACTGAGTGATAAAACACCTTACAGAGATTCTGCCTACTTTTCTGATTATGATGCTGGCAAAGATAAAGAAAGCGAAGAGGACATCAATGAACTGGAAGATCTGAAAGACAGATCAGGGGAAATTATATATAAAGAGGAACAACTTCCTCCACAAAAGGAGACAGATGTAGATGAATATCTTATGCCATCTACAAAGGAGAGTGAAAAAATCCTTGAACAGTCTGATCATTCAatttcaaaccttccatcaaAGACAGATGAAagtttgtctgtgtgtgacaCAAACTGTAGCGTGTCTCTCTCACCTCATAAAGACATTTCTACCCTAAAAAGTAGTTTTGAAGATAATGAAATTATTAGCGTTGATTCAGATCTCTCTGCAAAACATTTATCATCTGAAGAATCTGACTCAGGTGCTTTACTTGGAACTGATACAAAGCAAGAGGAATCTTATAAACAAGTAGAAAGTGAAGAAAGTCTGCCTTGTGACCAAGTTACTTTTGAAGGCAATCTTGTGAACAAGTCCAATCCAAAGGTACTTACTGATGAGAATGAAGAGGACATAGTCAAAGATGTCAGCTGTGCCAATTTGTCAGAAGAGGAACTACAGTCTCAAAAGGAAACAGCAGAAAAGAATGACTCTCCTACACATGAGGAGCTAAAATCCATGAGTAAGGAAGGAGAAGGACGTAAAAGAATCTCCACACGTTCTGGCTCTCCTCCCCCTCCTCTAGAAGGACGAGTTTCTCCCACAGATGGTGAGGAGGCAGATGAGGAAGATGGTGACTCTGAGGACAGTGATGAGTCTGATGAGGAGCTGCGCACATACAGCATCCAAGAGCAGAGTGAAGAAAGCGAGGACGAGGTCTTAACCGTGCCCATCATTATAAGTGACTGCAGTGATGCGCACAAGCTCAGAAGCCTTCTTAAGATGCCAACATCTTTGCTGTCTGAGGAAATGGAGAGCAAAAAGAAGGTGGTGTCCTTCTTTGATGATGTCACAGTGTATTTGTTCGACCAG GAAAGTCCAACCAGAGAGCTGGCAGATCACAGTTTTCCCTTGGGTGGAGAATCAAGCAAACCAAGTGCAAAGGGTAAAGCGCAGCACCAACAGGATAAGGTCAATGCCTCTGATGACTCGTCGGATGGAAACATCTCAGAAGAGA GTGCAGGATTTGAATGGGAAGATGATTTCCCATTGTTGCCCCTTCCCACATCTTCCAAGGGGTCCCCTCCTGACCACACTGAAAAGCCAAACCTACCGTCCATTAGCCCTAAACCTGTGGCACAGGTCTCCCGTTTTACCGTTTCTCCATCCAGCGTATCCCGTTTCTCCATCACTCATGTCTCAGATTCAGATATGGATTCTGCAGGAG GGAGCAGTGAAGATGGGGAAAAGGAGTGA